From Ipomoea triloba cultivar NCNSP0323 chromosome 5, ASM357664v1, the proteins below share one genomic window:
- the LOC116019820 gene encoding uncharacterized WD repeat-containing protein C2A9.03-like gives MAYSLSHDLEYMVDDYYGASDFDFEDSSDSPGSSSFDDSQDSDLDDDFEVSESKTDTSALEARNGKDIQGIPWERLNYTRDRYRETRLKRYKNYESLSRSRQDLEKEYKVVEKGNSFYDFQFNTRLVKSTIVHFQLRNLLWSTSKHDVYLMQNYSVMHWSSLLKRGKEILNVAKPLVPTQKSRGSLGQTLSRVQISTMAVKYNLMVAGGFQGELICKYLNQPEVAFSTKITAEESAITNAVDICNSPNGSIRVMAANNDAIVRVFDAQNFACLNHFTFPWSVNNTSVSPDGKMLAVLGDNPECLIADAQSGKVINNLKGHLDFSFASAWHPNGQILATGNQDTTCRLWDLRNMSESMAVVKGRMGAVRAINFTSDGRFMAMAEAADFVHILDTRSDYAAGQEIDLFGEIAGISFSPDTEALFIGVADRTYGSLLEFNRRRYSHYMDCF, from the exons ATGGCGTACTCTCTGAGCCACGACCTTGAGTACATGGTGGATGACTACTATGGCGCCAGTGATTTCGATTTTGAAGATAGCAGTGACTCTCCTGGAAGCTCCAGCTTTGATGATTCTCAAGATTCTGACTTGGACGATGATTTTGAAGTG AGTGAGTCAAAGACCGATACTTCGGCTTTAGAAGCCAGGAATGGCAAGGATATCCAAGGGATTCCGTGGGAACGCCTCAATTATACCCGGGATAGGTACCGCGAGACAAGGTTGAAGCGATACAAAAACTACGAAAGCCTCTCTCGCTCTCGTCAGGACCTTGAAAAG GAGTACAAGGTAGTTGAGAAAGGAAACAGCTTCTATGATTTCCAGTTCAATACGAGGCTTGTCAAGTCAACCATTGTGCATTTTCAG CTCAGGAACCTCTTGTGGTCTACTTCAAAACATGATGTGTACCTGATGCAAAACTACTCAGTAATGCACTGGTCTTCTCTTCTTAAAAGGGGAAAAGAAATACTCAATGTTGCGAAACCACTTGTTCCAACACAG AAATCCCGTGGGTCCTTGGGCCAGACTCTTTCCAGAGTACAGATAAGCACCATGGCTGTGAAATATAATCTAATGGTGGCAGGTGGTTTTCAAGGGGAGCTTATCTGTAAG TACCTGAACCAACCTGAAGTTGCCTTTAGCACTAAAATAACAGCAGAAGAGAGTGCTATAACTAACGCTGTGGATATTTGTAATAGTCCCAA TGGCTCAATCAGAGTTATGGCAGCAAATAATGATGCCATTGTCAGAGTTTTTGATGCCCAAAACTTTGCTTGTCTTAACCATTTCACATTCCCCTGGTCCGTGAAT AATACCTCTGTCAGCCCAGATGGTAAAATGCTAGCTGTTCTTGGGGACAATCCTGAATGTCTGATCGCCGATGCTCAATCAGGAAAG GTAATCAACAACCTTAAAGGGCACCTAGACTTCTCGTTTGCCTCAGCCTGGCACCCGAATGGACAAATCCTGGCGACCGGGAACCAGGACACGACTTGCAGGCTATGGGATTTAAGGAACATGTCAGAGTCCATGGCAGTAGTGAAAGGGAGAATGGGAGCTGTTCGGGCCATCAATTTCACTTCAGATGGGCGGTTCATGGCCATGGCGGAGGCTGCTGATTTCGTGCACATCTTGGATACCCGGTCCGACTATGCTGCCGGTCAGGAGATTGATCTGTTCGGCGAGATTGCCGGAATTTCCTTCAGCCCCGACACTGAAGCTCTGTTCATCGGAGTTGCTGACCGAACATACGGAAGCTTGTTGGAGTTCAACAGGAGGCGTTACAGTCACTACATGGATTGTTTCTAA